Proteins found in one Brevibacillus brevis genomic segment:
- a CDS encoding ABC transporter permease produces the protein MSRYLLKRILMMVLTLWIIVTLTFSLMHMIPGDPFASESDQLPEQILMNLRAKYNLDEPLPMQYLLYLKSLVMLDLGPSIKSETRGVNDMIKDGFGASAMIGLQAIAVALFFGLLFGTIAALNRNTWIDYAAMVMAVLGIAVPSFIMAPLLINYLAIKWPLFPVATLTSWKHSVLPSLALAFGPLAIITRYMRTSMIDVMNQNYIRTAEAKGIPTFLIVVKHGIRNAILPIVTFMGPLIAGLLTGTFVVEKIFAVPGIGKYFVDGIFNRDYPVILGTTVFYSAILVLIIFLIDLAYMFIDPRIKLSSRGR, from the coding sequence ATGTCACGTTATTTACTTAAAAGAATTCTGATGATGGTACTCACCTTGTGGATTATTGTAACGTTGACCTTTAGCCTGATGCATATGATCCCTGGTGATCCATTCGCGTCGGAGTCAGATCAGTTGCCCGAGCAAATTTTGATGAATCTGCGTGCCAAATACAATTTGGATGAACCGCTGCCGATGCAGTATTTGCTTTATCTAAAAAGTTTGGTCATGCTCGATTTAGGACCTTCTATTAAGTCGGAGACACGTGGTGTCAATGATATGATCAAAGATGGCTTCGGAGCATCTGCAATGATCGGTTTGCAGGCGATAGCGGTTGCCCTTTTTTTCGGACTTTTATTCGGAACAATTGCGGCATTAAACCGAAATACCTGGATTGATTATGCGGCAATGGTCATGGCGGTATTAGGAATTGCTGTACCCAGCTTTATCATGGCGCCATTGCTCATTAATTACTTGGCAATCAAATGGCCGTTATTCCCAGTAGCGACGCTTACCAGTTGGAAACATTCGGTTCTGCCTTCACTCGCACTTGCTTTTGGTCCTTTAGCGATCATTACACGCTATATGCGGACGAGCATGATCGACGTGATGAACCAGAATTACATACGGACCGCTGAGGCAAAAGGAATTCCGACTTTTCTGATAGTGGTCAAGCATGGAATCCGCAACGCGATTTTGCCGATCGTCACGTTTATGGGACCTCTCATCGCGGGGCTGTTAACCGGAACGTTCGTCGTCGAAAAGATCTTTGCAGTACCAGGGATCGGCAAATACTTCGTCGATGGCATTTTCAATCGAGATTATCCCGTTATTCTGGGAACAACAGTATTCTACAGTGCCATCTTGGTGCTCATTATCTTCTTGATTGATCTGGCCTATATGTTCATCGATCCACGAATCAAACTATCGAGCAGGGGGAGGTAG
- a CDS encoding ABC transporter permease has product MAVDQSVNELFRPRAQKADGQIAQMRPSLTHFQQVTRKLVRNKLAMVGLTLIVLLIAMAIIGPHLVPYSYSDQSLLNANQEISSEHWFGTDELGRDMFSRTWYGAQISLIIGISAALIDLIIGVTVGGIAGYMAGRGKKGDRIDTIIMRLIEVLYGLPYLLVVIMLMVVMEPGIVTIIIALSATGWVGMARLVRGQILQLKNQEFIMAAQVLGAKFPRILLRHLIPNTIGVIIVNLTFTIPSAIFAESFLSFLGLGVQAPIASWGTMTNDALGVILTGDWWRLFFPALMISLTMFAFNVFGDGLQDALDPRIRE; this is encoded by the coding sequence ATGGCGGTAGATCAATCAGTAAATGAGTTGTTTAGACCTAGAGCTCAAAAAGCAGATGGACAGATCGCCCAGATGCGACCGAGCCTGACTCATTTTCAACAAGTAACGAGAAAGCTCGTCAGAAATAAGCTGGCCATGGTGGGTTTGACTCTGATTGTTTTATTGATTGCCATGGCGATTATTGGACCACATCTCGTTCCGTACAGTTATTCCGACCAGAGCCTTTTAAATGCAAATCAGGAAATTTCGAGCGAGCATTGGTTCGGAACAGATGAGCTGGGGCGCGACATGTTTTCACGTACATGGTACGGAGCGCAGATTTCACTGATTATCGGAATATCGGCAGCATTAATTGACTTGATCATCGGAGTGACGGTCGGCGGTATTGCCGGATACATGGCTGGTCGAGGCAAAAAGGGAGACCGGATCGATACCATCATCATGCGGTTAATCGAGGTCTTGTACGGATTGCCATACCTGCTCGTGGTTATCATGCTGATGGTTGTCATGGAGCCTGGCATTGTTACCATCATCATCGCATTGTCCGCAACCGGTTGGGTAGGAATGGCTCGTCTCGTTCGGGGACAAATCCTGCAATTGAAAAACCAGGAGTTCATCATGGCTGCGCAAGTGCTGGGTGCCAAATTCCCGCGCATTCTGTTACGCCACCTGATTCCGAATACCATCGGAGTCATCATCGTGAACTTGACGTTTACCATTCCGTCGGCGATATTTGCAGAATCTTTCCTCAGCTTTTTAGGACTGGGTGTGCAGGCGCCAATCGCAAGCTGGGGGACGATGACTAACGATGCACTCGGCGTCATTTTGACAGGGGATTGGTGGAGACTTTTCTTCCCGGCCTTGATGATTTCATTGACGATGTTTGCCTTCAACGTTTTCGGTGATGGCTTGCAGGATGCATTGGACCCAAGAATTCGCGAGTAA
- a CDS encoding ABC transporter ATP-binding protein, which yields MADHLLQVENLRVHFKTYGGEVQAVRGVTFHVDRGETLAVVGESGCGKSVTAQAIMGLIPNPPGRIVDGQIRFDGKVITGMSKKELLSVRGAEIGMVFQDPMTALNPTMKVGAQIVEGFVRTQQVSKEEARKKAMEMLRLVGIPDPEKRVDQYPHEFSGGMRQRVVIAIALANDPKLVIADEPTTALDVTIQAQILDLLRELQEKQQLSIVMITHDLGVVAEIAHRAVVMYAGIVVETGKVEDIFANPKHPYTWGLMRSLPRIDGVEKERLVPIEGTPPDLFHPPKGCPFAPRCQFAMEICEQQMPDASTFTEGHEAACWLHDPRAPKLEELVAAGRQT from the coding sequence ATGGCGGATCATTTGCTGCAAGTAGAAAACCTCCGCGTACATTTCAAAACGTACGGTGGAGAGGTACAGGCTGTACGGGGAGTTACCTTTCATGTTGATCGTGGCGAGACGCTTGCGGTAGTAGGGGAGAGCGGTTGTGGAAAGAGTGTAACCGCCCAAGCGATCATGGGCTTGATCCCGAACCCGCCGGGAAGAATCGTGGATGGTCAGATTCGTTTTGACGGAAAAGTCATCACGGGGATGAGTAAGAAGGAATTGCTATCGGTTCGTGGAGCTGAGATCGGGATGGTCTTTCAGGACCCGATGACGGCACTGAATCCGACGATGAAGGTCGGCGCCCAAATCGTCGAGGGATTTGTTCGTACCCAGCAGGTCAGCAAAGAAGAGGCGCGTAAAAAAGCGATGGAGATGCTTCGGTTGGTCGGTATCCCCGATCCGGAAAAACGAGTGGATCAATACCCGCATGAGTTTTCCGGGGGAATGCGGCAACGTGTCGTCATCGCCATTGCTCTCGCCAATGATCCAAAGCTCGTCATTGCAGATGAACCGACGACAGCGTTGGATGTAACGATTCAAGCACAAATCTTGGACTTGCTCCGGGAATTGCAGGAAAAGCAGCAGCTCTCCATCGTGATGATTACACATGACCTGGGTGTCGTTGCCGAAATCGCGCATCGGGCCGTGGTTATGTACGCAGGAATTGTGGTGGAAACGGGCAAGGTAGAGGATATTTTCGCAAATCCGAAGCATCCGTACACATGGGGCTTAATGCGCTCTCTGCCGCGGATCGATGGTGTGGAAAAGGAACGCCTGGTACCGATTGAGGGAACGCCGCCAGATTTATTCCACCCGCCAAAAGGTTGTCCGTTCGCTCCGCGTTGTCAGTTTGCGATGGAAATATGCGAGCAGCAAATGCCGGATGCTTCCACATTCACCGAGGGTCACGAAGCTGCATGCTGGCTACATGATCCACGCGCACCGAAGCTGGAAGAACTGGTGGCAGCAGGGAGGCAGACGTAG
- a CDS encoding ABC transporter ATP-binding protein, protein MSQALVEVKNLKKHFEIGNGITLKAVDGVTFTIHRGETLGLVGESGCGKSTLGRTMIRLYENTDGEVLFKGKNAHRLKGKEAEQFHRDVQMIFQDPQASLNPRMTVMDIIAEGLDIHGLSRGARADRVKELLELVGLSKEHANRFPHEFSGGQRQRIGIARALAVEPEFIIADEPISALDVSIQAQVVNLLEDLQQDRGLTYLFIAHDLSMVKHISTRIGVMYLGKMVEMANSFELYAKPLHPYTQALLSSIPIPDPTIKRERIILQGDLPSPANAPSGCVFRTRCPKAMEQCAAQVPEWQEAAPNHWVACHLYQ, encoded by the coding sequence ATGAGCCAAGCGTTGGTTGAAGTCAAAAATCTAAAAAAGCATTTTGAGATCGGCAATGGGATTACGCTAAAAGCAGTCGACGGCGTGACCTTCACCATTCATCGCGGCGAGACGCTCGGACTTGTTGGAGAGAGCGGCTGCGGGAAGTCGACGTTGGGCAGAACGATGATTCGACTCTATGAAAATACAGATGGAGAAGTTTTGTTCAAAGGCAAAAATGCACATCGCTTAAAAGGAAAAGAGGCAGAGCAATTCCACCGCGACGTCCAAATGATTTTTCAAGACCCGCAAGCAAGTCTGAATCCGCGCATGACCGTCATGGACATTATTGCGGAGGGCCTGGATATTCACGGCTTGTCCCGTGGTGCAAGAGCGGATCGCGTCAAAGAATTGCTTGAGCTAGTTGGTCTTTCTAAGGAACATGCGAACCGATTTCCCCATGAATTCAGCGGAGGCCAAAGACAGCGGATCGGGATTGCCCGGGCACTTGCGGTCGAGCCGGAATTTATCATCGCGGATGAACCGATTTCGGCGCTTGATGTGTCGATTCAAGCGCAGGTCGTGAATCTATTGGAAGACTTGCAGCAGGACAGGGGACTGACTTACTTGTTTATCGCCCACGATCTGTCCATGGTGAAACACATTTCCACTCGAATCGGTGTGATGTACCTCGGCAAAATGGTAGAAATGGCAAACAGCTTCGAGTTGTACGCAAAGCCACTTCATCCATATACACAAGCGTTGCTGTCCTCGATTCCGATTCCTGATCCGACAATCAAGCGGGAGCGCATCATTTTGCAGGGCGATTTGCCGAGTCCTGCCAATGCTCCGAGCGGTTGTGTTTTCCGAACAAGATGCCCTAAGGCCATGGAGCAATGCGCGGCACAGGTTCCTGAATGGCAGGAAGCCGCACCGAACCATTGGGTTGCTTGTCATCTCTATCAGTAG
- a CDS encoding peptide ABC transporter substrate-binding protein, translating into MKKLAAFALSLSLVIPALAGCGGSGESASTGGTTTPGAAAKQEVVFNAKSEPPDLNPLTSTDTTSFWIMDHLGEGLYTKDKDGNPILGQAKEVKLSDDKLKYTFILRDDVKWTNGEPVTAEDFAFTYMKHLDPATASTTAYLLYYIKGAEAYNKGTGKAEDVGIKAVDAKTLEIELVAPTSYFDKMLATRYWHPINKKQAEANPKWAANADTYISNGAYKLVSWKHDSELVIEKNEHYWNKADVKMEKITWKMVNDATTAYQMYKSGELDFNKEMPSDILAQEKSSPDFKSVPYYGTYMYMFNVTKEPFTNKKVRKAFAMSLDRKALSEMVSQGGETPAYSMVPRGAMQPNGKDFREEGGDYFKEDYEAAKKLLAEGMQEEGWSTLPEVTLMYNTDESHKKIAQAIQEMLKKNLGVEVKMTNQEWKVYLDTTKQKNYQMGRMGWVGQINDPAFNLDYYLGESPNNRTGWVNKEYDQLNMAAKVEQDPNKRMELLHQAEAVLMDEMPFIPVYHYQQNYLVKPNLEGLTFPVNAFPSARWATKK; encoded by the coding sequence GTGAAGAAATTAGCTGCCTTTGCCCTGTCGCTCTCGCTCGTCATCCCGGCTTTAGCTGGTTGCGGCGGTAGTGGCGAGTCAGCATCGACTGGAGGTACCACTACCCCAGGCGCTGCTGCCAAACAAGAAGTCGTGTTCAATGCCAAGTCTGAGCCGCCAGACTTGAACCCGCTCACCTCGACGGATACCACGTCCTTCTGGATCATGGATCACTTGGGGGAAGGCTTGTACACCAAGGATAAGGACGGCAATCCGATCCTGGGACAAGCCAAGGAAGTGAAGCTGTCCGATGACAAGCTGAAGTACACGTTCATTTTGCGCGATGATGTGAAATGGACAAACGGCGAGCCAGTGACAGCCGAGGATTTTGCTTTCACGTATATGAAGCATCTTGATCCAGCCACTGCTTCGACTACGGCTTACCTGCTCTATTACATTAAAGGAGCAGAAGCATACAACAAGGGCACAGGAAAAGCCGAGGATGTTGGTATCAAGGCCGTGGATGCAAAAACGCTCGAAATCGAGCTGGTCGCACCTACATCGTACTTTGACAAAATGCTGGCTACCCGTTACTGGCACCCAATCAACAAGAAGCAGGCAGAAGCCAATCCAAAATGGGCAGCAAATGCGGATACCTACATCTCCAACGGTGCTTACAAGCTCGTATCCTGGAAACATGACTCCGAGCTCGTTATTGAAAAGAACGAGCATTATTGGAACAAAGCGGACGTAAAAATGGAAAAGATCACCTGGAAAATGGTGAATGACGCCACGACTGCTTATCAGATGTACAAGAGCGGTGAGCTCGACTTCAACAAAGAGATGCCATCTGACATCCTCGCGCAAGAAAAATCGAGCCCAGACTTTAAATCCGTTCCTTACTACGGTACGTACATGTACATGTTTAACGTAACGAAAGAACCATTTACGAATAAAAAAGTTCGCAAAGCATTCGCCATGTCACTCGACCGTAAAGCACTGTCCGAAATGGTGAGCCAAGGTGGAGAGACACCAGCTTACTCCATGGTTCCGCGTGGAGCGATGCAACCAAACGGAAAAGACTTCCGCGAAGAGGGTGGAGACTACTTCAAAGAAGATTACGAAGCAGCGAAGAAGTTGCTGGCGGAAGGTATGCAAGAAGAAGGCTGGTCCACATTGCCAGAAGTAACACTCATGTACAACACCGATGAAAGCCACAAGAAAATAGCACAAGCGATCCAAGAAATGCTCAAGAAAAACTTGGGCGTAGAAGTGAAAATGACAAACCAAGAGTGGAAAGTGTATCTGGACACAACGAAACAAAAGAACTATCAAATGGGCCGTATGGGCTGGGTAGGTCAAATCAACGACCCTGCGTTTAACCTGGACTACTATTTGGGTGAAAGCCCGAACAACCGTACTGGTTGGGTGAACAAAGAGTATGATCAGTTGAATATGGCGGCAAAAGTTGAGCAAGACCCGAACAAGCGTATGGAACTGCTTCATCAGGCAGAAGCCGTTTTGATGGATGAAATGCCGTTTATTCCAGTCTACCACTACCAGCAAAACTATTTGGTGAAACCGAATCTGGAAGGTCTCACTTTCCCAGTCAACGCGTTCCCAAGCGCTCGCTGGGCAACGAAAAAATAG
- a CDS encoding alpha/beta hydrolase family protein — MILDYLQVKSAYQLKVVPQRREITFLTKLTGIAQLWRWNEASNCSEQVTFLPDRVVEVDHSPCGTKTIVGMDNKGDERQQFFLLTDNGAVVKPLTDAPDYFHYLGGWSPCGQKIAWSSNRRNPRSFDIFIQDVESGAYEEVFRYDGRTDPIGWLPDGTGLIFSVQETNIDNCLYLLNLQTKEAQKLAICSKHARYHSLVLSNEGKTGYLVTNRDENTKALCRFSLHSGELDKLVHDPKWDIEEAQLSPDETLLAFTINEGGYSVLALYSLTEQSWERVEEAPRGVISSLAWVSDDQLAYTLKSPTLPGDIWTYTISEKTSRRVTNIGQSDALEDKLIEPELCTFYSFDGLEVPYFLYAKDTSEHAEKKPVVVYVHGGPESQIRPEYHPVFQFLANEGFTVVAPNVRGSMGYGREYVQLDDRRKRMDSVADLAWLVKDLGNRPSVDPNAIGIMGRSYGGFMTLAALTHYPDLWAAGVDIVGISHFKTFLENTGEWRRRLREVEYGFLGEDDDFFEEIAPLNHSHKITAPLLVFHGRNDTRVPVSEAEQLVADMRGRGQEVDLHIFEDEGHFTEKLDNHITLNQKISQFFLEQLASTHKIEE, encoded by the coding sequence GTGATTTTGGACTATCTGCAAGTGAAATCCGCGTATCAATTGAAGGTGGTACCGCAGCGTAGAGAGATTACCTTTTTAACGAAGTTGACAGGTATTGCGCAGTTGTGGCGCTGGAATGAAGCGTCCAATTGCTCGGAGCAAGTGACCTTCTTGCCTGATCGTGTGGTAGAGGTTGACCATTCCCCATGTGGAACGAAAACGATCGTCGGTATGGACAACAAGGGAGACGAGCGGCAGCAGTTCTTTTTGCTGACCGACAATGGTGCAGTTGTAAAACCGCTGACGGACGCACCCGATTACTTTCACTATTTGGGGGGCTGGTCACCGTGTGGGCAAAAAATCGCGTGGTCCAGCAATCGTCGCAATCCGCGCAGCTTTGATATTTTTATACAGGATGTCGAGAGTGGTGCGTATGAGGAAGTCTTTCGCTATGATGGGCGCACAGATCCAATCGGCTGGCTGCCAGACGGGACAGGACTCATTTTCAGCGTGCAGGAGACCAACATTGACAATTGCCTGTATTTGTTGAATCTGCAAACGAAGGAAGCACAAAAGCTCGCCATTTGCAGCAAACATGCGCGCTACCATTCCTTGGTACTGTCTAATGAAGGCAAAACAGGATATCTCGTAACCAACCGTGATGAAAACACCAAAGCGTTGTGCCGCTTCTCCCTGCATTCAGGAGAGCTGGACAAACTGGTGCACGACCCGAAATGGGACATTGAGGAGGCCCAATTATCTCCCGATGAGACACTTCTTGCCTTCACGATCAATGAAGGAGGCTACTCCGTTCTTGCTCTCTATTCCTTGACAGAGCAAAGCTGGGAGCGGGTAGAGGAAGCACCACGAGGAGTGATCTCTTCCTTGGCGTGGGTGAGTGATGATCAGCTCGCCTATACACTGAAAAGCCCTACACTTCCGGGCGACATCTGGACGTACACCATTTCGGAGAAAACCAGCAGACGTGTGACGAACATTGGTCAATCTGATGCTCTGGAAGATAAACTCATCGAGCCGGAATTGTGCACCTTTTACTCATTCGATGGCTTGGAAGTGCCGTATTTCCTCTATGCCAAAGATACATCTGAACATGCAGAGAAAAAACCAGTCGTCGTCTATGTCCATGGCGGGCCAGAGAGCCAAATTCGCCCGGAGTATCATCCCGTTTTTCAATTTTTGGCGAACGAAGGCTTTACGGTGGTAGCACCGAATGTTCGCGGTAGCATGGGCTATGGTCGGGAATATGTTCAGCTCGATGATCGTCGCAAGCGGATGGATTCTGTAGCAGATTTGGCTTGGCTGGTCAAAGATTTAGGCAACCGCCCAAGCGTAGACCCGAATGCGATCGGAATCATGGGTCGCAGTTACGGAGGCTTCATGACACTGGCTGCGCTTACGCATTACCCTGACCTGTGGGCTGCGGGTGTTGATATTGTGGGGATTTCCCACTTCAAAACCTTTTTGGAGAACACCGGGGAATGGAGAAGGAGATTGCGTGAGGTGGAGTACGGGTTCCTCGGCGAAGACGATGACTTTTTTGAAGAAATTGCTCCGTTGAATCACTCCCATAAGATCACGGCTCCGCTTCTCGTATTCCATGGACGCAATGATACGCGCGTTCCTGTCAGCGAAGCGGAACAGCTCGTAGCAGACATGAGAGGCAGGGGACAAGAAGTCGATTTGCACATTTTTGAGGATGAAGGCCACTTTACCGAAAAGCTGGACAATCACATCACGTTGAATCAAAAGATTTCCCAGTTCTTTTTGGAGCAACTTGCATCCACCCATAAAATCGAGGAGTGA
- a CDS encoding alpha/beta hydrolase family protein, whose translation MTQAKRGITAEDLYQMRYASDPQLSPDGKTLAYVENQIDESHSYQNHLFLRKLDANEPQPLTSGSRDTFPRWSPDGSKISFVSNRSGKPQIWLIDATGGEARQLTHCKNGVSNPTWSPDGEYIVFSSLLDEGETFTDLEGTEEKGRAKAIHVGRLKYKSDDLGFIYEKNKQLAIVHVETGEVTPLSDGPYNHTIGSWSPDGKWLAITANRAEDPDFQHSVDVFLIPFEGGEWKKLTNSKGIFAYPTWSHDGKKLAYIGSELDTHLYAAQKRIWVYDFEKGDYTCLTADWDVQVGDSTIGDMRSPGHPNPGAVWTTDGNGMYFIASERGNSGIYHVTLDGQVTNVVTGNRNIYGFSLHENEQTVVAAISDPFTPGDLYQISLKDGEEKRLTALNEELFAGIELAVPEEMEFVAKDGWRLHGWMLKPVGFEEGKKYPMVLQIHGGPHSMYGNTFFHEFQLLAAKGYAVLYTNPRGSFGYGERFVQACCGDYGGNDYRDLMTAVQFACDHFDFVDEDRLGVAGGSYGGFMTNWIVGKTNRFKAGVTDRSICNWVSFYGVSDIGYFFTAEEIQANPFTNPEKMWQHSPIRLVENVETPLLIMHGEHDYRCPIEQAEQLYVTLKHQGKAPVSFVRFPGASHELSRSGDPEQRVLRLQYTTDWFDSYLVAHQKEKVE comes from the coding sequence ATGACGCAAGCAAAAAGAGGTATAACGGCTGAAGATTTGTATCAAATGCGGTACGCGAGCGATCCACAGCTATCACCAGACGGAAAAACGCTTGCCTATGTGGAAAATCAAATCGATGAGTCCCACTCATACCAAAATCACTTGTTCTTACGCAAATTGGATGCGAATGAACCACAGCCTCTGACGTCTGGCTCCCGCGACACCTTTCCGCGCTGGTCGCCGGATGGTTCAAAGATTAGCTTTGTCTCGAATCGATCTGGAAAACCACAGATTTGGCTGATCGATGCAACCGGAGGAGAAGCAAGGCAGCTCACACATTGCAAAAACGGCGTCAGCAATCCGACTTGGTCACCTGACGGCGAATACATTGTCTTTTCGTCTCTCTTGGATGAGGGTGAAACATTCACAGACCTCGAGGGAACAGAGGAAAAAGGAAGGGCCAAAGCCATTCATGTCGGAAGATTGAAGTACAAATCCGATGATCTCGGGTTCATTTACGAGAAAAACAAGCAACTGGCCATTGTTCATGTCGAAACAGGCGAGGTTACACCACTCAGCGATGGCCCATACAATCATACGATTGGCTCCTGGTCGCCGGACGGAAAATGGCTTGCCATTACGGCAAACCGAGCAGAAGACCCTGATTTTCAGCATAGTGTTGACGTTTTTCTCATCCCTTTTGAAGGGGGAGAATGGAAAAAGCTGACCAACAGCAAAGGTATTTTTGCCTATCCAACCTGGTCACACGACGGTAAGAAGTTAGCGTATATCGGAAGTGAATTGGACACGCATTTGTACGCAGCACAGAAGCGCATCTGGGTATATGATTTTGAAAAGGGCGATTATACTTGCCTCACAGCGGATTGGGATGTACAGGTTGGCGATTCTACCATCGGAGACATGCGCTCGCCTGGTCACCCAAATCCAGGCGCTGTATGGACAACGGACGGAAACGGCATGTATTTTATCGCAAGCGAACGAGGAAATTCCGGCATTTATCACGTAACACTCGACGGACAGGTCACGAATGTCGTAACGGGCAACCGGAATATTTACGGCTTTTCGCTGCATGAAAACGAACAAACGGTGGTTGCTGCTATCAGTGACCCGTTTACGCCGGGCGACTTGTATCAAATAAGTCTGAAGGACGGAGAAGAAAAACGTTTAACAGCGCTGAACGAAGAGCTATTTGCGGGCATTGAGCTTGCTGTTCCAGAAGAAATGGAGTTTGTCGCAAAGGATGGCTGGAGGCTGCACGGTTGGATGCTCAAGCCTGTCGGTTTTGAAGAAGGGAAAAAATACCCGATGGTTCTGCAAATTCATGGCGGGCCTCACTCCATGTACGGAAATACGTTTTTCCACGAGTTCCAGTTGCTGGCTGCAAAAGGCTACGCCGTACTCTATACGAATCCGAGGGGGAGCTTTGGCTACGGAGAGCGTTTTGTTCAGGCGTGCTGCGGAGACTATGGAGGAAACGATTACCGCGATTTGATGACGGCGGTGCAATTTGCATGCGATCATTTCGATTTTGTCGATGAGGATCGTTTAGGTGTCGCAGGCGGCAGCTACGGTGGCTTCATGACGAACTGGATCGTCGGTAAAACCAATCGATTCAAAGCGGGTGTAACTGATCGGAGTATTTGCAACTGGGTTAGCTTTTACGGGGTCAGTGATATCGGTTACTTTTTCACTGCCGAAGAGATTCAGGCAAATCCATTCACGAATCCGGAAAAAATGTGGCAGCATTCACCGATTCGCTTGGTAGAGAACGTCGAGACGCCTCTATTGATCATGCATGGCGAACATGACTATCGTTGCCCGATCGAACAGGCCGAGCAGCTTTATGTAACATTGAAGCATCAAGGCAAGGCTCCGGTGTCGTTTGTCCGCTTCCCGGGTGCCAGTCATGAACTTTCCCGCAGTGGTGATCCCGAGCAACGTGTATTGAGACTGCAATATACGACGGATTGGTTTGACAGCTATTTGGTCGCACACCAGAAAGAGAAAGTCGAATAA
- a CDS encoding M20/M25/M40 family metallo-hydrolase — translation MNKEQVLGIVQEKLPHAIENLKQYLRFPTVSAQHQAIPETVEYVVKMIHELGGETKVLDNLGGNPVVYGFFAAGSEGDDSKTILFYDHYDVQPPEPFHEWNTEPFDPTIIDGKLYARGAADNKGDLVARLTAIQILQQQAGGLPCNIKFLIEGEEEIGSPNLEPYLRAYKELFQADACIWEFGGKDENERISMVAGIKGMAYLELTCVGADIDMHSSVGAYVDNAAWRLVQALATMKNQQNEILVEGFFDGIEEPTADEKKVVSELPFSEEATAALYGLKRPLITAANNVDPREAMVFHPTMTICGLESGYTGEGSKTVLPKSAKAKLDCRLVPGQDPQHIMNCIENHLEKHGFTDITVTMINGQRAYRSDFHHPFVAHVLDSARVIYDQEPVLSPNAAGTGPMYIFGEQLKLPVVSTGVGWVGCKVHAPNESIRLKDFQEGIAHMVVMLSGFAKALSE, via the coding sequence GTGAACAAAGAACAAGTCTTAGGTATCGTACAAGAAAAGTTGCCGCATGCAATCGAGAACTTGAAGCAATATTTGCGTTTTCCTACTGTATCCGCGCAGCATCAGGCCATTCCTGAGACAGTTGAATACGTGGTCAAGATGATTCATGAGCTTGGCGGAGAGACAAAGGTACTCGACAATCTTGGCGGTAATCCAGTCGTGTATGGGTTTTTTGCAGCAGGCAGTGAAGGAGACGATAGCAAAACGATCCTCTTTTACGATCACTACGATGTTCAACCACCTGAACCGTTTCATGAGTGGAACACGGAACCGTTCGATCCTACGATCATCGATGGAAAGCTGTATGCGCGTGGTGCTGCCGACAATAAAGGTGATCTCGTTGCCCGTCTGACGGCGATTCAGATTTTGCAGCAGCAAGCGGGTGGTCTGCCTTGCAACATCAAGTTTCTGATCGAAGGAGAAGAAGAGATTGGCAGCCCGAATCTGGAGCCATATCTTCGAGCGTACAAGGAGCTTTTCCAGGCGGATGCCTGCATTTGGGAATTCGGTGGAAAAGACGAGAATGAGCGAATCAGCATGGTTGCCGGGATCAAAGGCATGGCGTACCTGGAACTGACATGCGTTGGAGCAGATATCGACATGCACTCCTCTGTCGGTGCGTATGTAGACAATGCAGCATGGCGCCTCGTACAGGCATTAGCGACGATGAAAAATCAGCAAAACGAGATTTTGGTCGAAGGCTTTTTCGACGGGATCGAGGAACCGACAGCGGATGAAAAGAAAGTCGTTTCTGAATTGCCGTTCAGTGAAGAGGCGACAGCAGCGCTATACGGTTTGAAACGCCCACTGATTACCGCGGCAAACAACGTGGACCCACGAGAAGCTATGGTGTTCCATCCGACCATGACCATTTGCGGTCTGGAGAGCGGCTATACAGGAGAGGGCTCGAAGACAGTGCTGCCGAAAAGCGCGAAGGCCAAGCTGGATTGCCGCCTTGTCCCAGGACAAGATCCACAGCACATCATGAATTGCATCGAAAATCATTTGGAGAAGCATGGTTTTACGGATATTACCGTCACCATGATCAACGGGCAAAGAGCGTATCGCTCCGATTTCCACCATCCATTTGTTGCTCACGTACTGGATTCGGCCCGCGTCATTTACGATCAGGAGCCAGTACTTTCGCCAAACGCGGCAGGCACAGGTCCGATGTATATTTTCGGGGAACAGCTAAAGCTTCCGGTTGTCAGTACAGGGGTAGGCTGGGTTGGCTGCAAAGTACATGCGCCGAATGAATCTATCCGTTTGAAAGACTTCCAGGAAGGTATTGCCCATATGGTTGTCATGCTCTCTGGATTTGCCAAAGCGTTGTCAGAGTAG